From the genome of Cuculus canorus isolate bCucCan1 chromosome 4, bCucCan1.pri, whole genome shotgun sequence:
CTCCCTTCCATCAGGAGGTTGCTGCATTTTCTAGGcaatagataaaaaaaataagattgaCAAATGGATTTAGCATATGACCATCACGcatcatttattaaaaataaaaaatactaacTGGAAGGCTCACCTACTGCTTGTTTGCCTTGCCCATCTGAGAGATGGAATTTAAATTATCATGTTACTTTAGGAGCAGTTTATAATCCCAGTATAGCAAAGTCATATGTTTTTTATGGGATGGGAACAACAGATAACAAGGATTTCTGCAGTTAGCATTATATCAGGTATGATGGCGAGATACTGTTTAAAGTATAGTTGTCATAGATGGAAACGTACAGCCACAGTTCTGCCTTCCTGGGAGAAGACAATGTAGCGCTGCCATCAGCTTGCTTGAATTTGCAGGGTGTGTATTGTCCCAGATACTTGCAGCTTGATTCACATTCTCACCGAAAAGAGGGAATAACTTCCCGGAGTCTGTAACTGGCTCACCTTTTTGCAAAgcatgagggtttttttcaccataGGTTCAGTAGAGTATTTTTCTATCCTCTTTTTGATTTGCAGACTCcaaatttttttccaacttaCTGACAATGAGGGATGCTTTCTAGCTTAGGCTCTCTGAACATGGGGAGGGGTTAATGAACCACAAGTTGAAAACTGTTGTAGTATGAGGCAGGCAGGGCAGTGCTGTGTTTCATTTCACGTTAGGAATTCTTAACAGAATAACCCTATCTGATGTTTATGTTTCCAGTCATCTGTGGTAGTAAAAATAGTTAATATTAGCTTTAGTAAAACCTAATTGAACTTTAGTAATGAACTAGCATGTTCTTGTGCTAAGTGCTgtacaaatacagaacaaaaagtCAGTCCCAGCAGCAAAGACTTCAGACTTCAAGTACAGAGAGATGGCTGCAGACTCAGGGTGGGGAAGGAATGGATAAATCAAAGCAATAAGGCGATGCTGGtggttcagctgctgtcaaagGTGCTTGTGGGTGAAAGATTAATGAGAGTGAAAACTCTTGTTGAAAATTTAATAAGCAGTCAATGGAGGGAATATCGTCAGCCAAGGAGCCAGAGGTTCTTGGGCAGGCATTGGAGGTGTCCCTTGGGGGCCAAGCCCACTGTGTGTTaagaactggaaaacatttctttgataGGAGCTTAGACAGATAGGGCTGTAGTCTACAGTTGTTGCTATGACATGAGGAAACTTTCTAAATATCAAAGTCACAATATTGGGTTTTGCAAAAAAAGATGTAGCACTAATAATGAACAATTTGTTagtacaaaatatatttttatctagAGGTGACCAAACGTAAAAATCCATgatcaaaaatgttttctaccCCCAAACGgaagcaatgaaagaaaataataaaaatttttttttgcacaggtTTCCCACTAGCTCTAGTTCTGATGAGCATTAAACTACAGCATTTATTTGAGTACCTCCACAGGTACtaatttaaatggaaacaaaactgaTATGAGCATTTAACTGCTGATCACTTTAGCAGTTATTGTGTTTGTCCCAAAATCTCAAGCAGTTTCATCAGTTTGCTTAGATGCGAAAGCCTCAGATGTCCCCAGTACAGCCATCAAAAACCATCTGCTATGTCTTTTTAGGTGTTCTATAAGGCTAATGTGTGCTTTCAGCAAAAAGGACCATGATACAAAGACTGTTAAGAAGATTGAGATGTGAGTTGCTTTCAGTGTAGAAGTACCTTAATGAGGAGGAACTCATAGCTACAACGTCTCCTTCATTcagtagaaaaattaaaaaaacatcaaataaaaacaactgGGGATAAGCCAGGTATTTAAACGTGGAACAAGCCACCTTCTCTATTCTTGACTTTAAACTGAGAAGGCTTTGAGGGAAATATTATTTGACACCTTGTGCAAAGTGTACTGTAGGAAAATGATCATCACTGTATTTAAAAGGGCTAAGTGGGTAAAATACAGTATATTACTATGCATGGGAATACAATGACCTACTCCTTCTTTCTGatttgaagaattttaaattgttGCGTCAAGCTGCCTTCTCCCAACTTCTCATCATTTCATAGTACTTAATCATAACCTTCaccataattttctttctaaaatagcCAATAAACCCTTCACTCACAGCCTAATCCTCATTGTTCTCTGTGACTCTCCTTTCCTGTAAGAGTTTTCCATTGCTACAATGTTCTTAATGATGATCTCTGAAGCCTTTGCAGTTCTACAGTGAGTATTTTCcgtgttttcttttatttttcagcaaaggTGCCACAAGAACACTAGATAACATTACCAAAGTGTTGCACCTCAAGTGCTCCCACTGACCTCTACAGGACTTTCTGCTTACTGAATCATTGGTAAATCAGCCTCCATatacttaaaaatgtttaagattCAGAGAAGTATTTCAGGAAATACTCAAGACTGTACTGACAAACACATTGCTCAGATAATTTTGATGTGGATTTTTCTAAAGCTTCAGGTGGCCATTGGATTCATTAATGTATCCATTTCAAAATTCCTGGCAATTTTTTCCAGAACTATGTTGTTCTTTActttgtgtgtatttatatacCTTGAAGAGTCCATTAAAAGTTATTATCCTTAAGGAAAAACACAATACTTGTGAGCTCTATGCTTATGATTGTACTGAATAAttgaatgttttattaataatagttgattttttaaaaaaagtgtgcAAACCTGCCAATTGAATATTGATGAATAACATagtcacagaaataaagaatagattataaggaacagaaaacagagatacaTATGTTATAGCAATCACACAAGTGTACATTTCTGATTTCTGACTGGTCTTTGGCCTGCTTTGATAATAGCAGTGCAAAATTGCTGTATGAGTTTTGCTAAGGGCACAAAGACTAAAAATGTGTCAGAGTATCTCTTTGTgttaattatgtattttttcttcctctttttctaaGTAGTTGtttcctaaaaagaaaaggtgagagGAAAGCCTGTGCTTCTTAAAATTttgatttcctttaaaactttatttcctCTACTTCAGGAAGTTGGCATGCAGCAAACCACTTCTAAATCAAGCTGCAAGCCAgttctgtaaaaaaaacaaagagtttATTGGTACCAGACGTTTGTAAATAAGTAATTGACACTCATGCTATAACAATAAGCAATTccaaaaaaaacagagagctgCCAGAATAAACAAGTTTTCAATGAGCTCTATCCAATGCTGTATATCCACTGGGGTCAGTCCCATCAGTGGTGGTCAAAATAATAACTCTGGGACCAGCTGGAGTtctgcagtgcagcagctgtCTCCTGGCgttgtcttttccttcctttgctgcagTCTTCCAGTGGGATGCCAAGGCATAGCCAGGCTGTGAGCTGTAGCAATGAACAATGCATCTGAGGGTTGGTGCCAAATCAAAGCCTCTGGAATTATTAAGGTTTGGAGCTACAAAGGACCAAGGTGAGATTCATGCTGTTGTCAAGGGGACGTAGGCTCAACACTTCAGCTTTGGAGGGACAAGAATCACTCGATCAGTCACGCATCCTCCCTTTGGGTCACTGCTGTGGGGATGTGGCTTAGGAACAGACAGCACATATTTACCCTTCGTCCATTCTTGGTAATGGGTGGGACACCATGAACATTTGTGGGTTTTGCAATAGCATCTAACAAAATTTTGAGGTagattttccccctctccctgccatTTCAAGCTCCTGGCTGGCTCTCCCCAGTCCACCCTCTTCACCACTGCTGCCATTTCCTGTGCTTCCTCCTTACCACCTGCACTGTGGGCTCAAGCACGTCTGTAAAAAGCTGCCAGAGCACTAATGtaaaaggaggctgaagcaGACATTTGCCACATTTCAGCAAACGGCAACAGTCATATAAATTTCAAGGCAAAACAGAAGGTAAGAATGAGTGTAGGGTCTGTGTCGAACTGTTAGCACCCTTTGGTAGTGGTGGGCATGTTAAAAACTGTGTTAgataataaagcagaaaatttccATTCATCTCAGTGAACTGGTATGATTTAAAATGAGGTAACACAGACTTCTAGACTGGCTCTGCTCCTTCACTCCTGCCTAATGCAACATCAGAAAAATGTGATACATCAGACCAGTGAGCTAGGTAAGAAAGCATggctttattattattgtgattataaataaaacaaccaaCCAGCTTTATTATGTTGCTGTTAAAAGTGTTGGAATTTTTCAAAGGCCTACCCACCAAATATTGCAAATAACAGTAGcaaaaacttttcattttgtacAAACACCAGGGTGACTTTTAGCCTATTCCACCCTCCAAATGTATATCTGTTTGACCAAATGGTTACCagaaaaaagtaagaagaaTGTTGAGACCGTTGTTCAGTAAGCACAACCattattttgcaatatttattGAGCTCTGCAGCGGGTTTTGTGGGATCACAATTTGGCTGGTTTTAGTAGCAATTGTTTCAGTTGTGTCACATGGATTCTTTCATGTTATTAGAGCTGAATGCTGTTATCTGCCATTTCGGAGTTGCCAGTTCTAGATCTTGCAACAGTGCGTTTGTACGCTGTAACTTATAGCAAAATACCATGTAATTGGAATACCAGCTTTACCCTCTCTGCTATGTACATCTATCCAGGGAAGGTGTCTGGGCACCTTTCCGATTCAATCTGGTTGATTGAACATTATGCATTCAGGTGCATTACTTTCAAAACCTATTCTCTAATGTTTAGGTATAAAATGTCCCAGGGAAAGCATACCGATAGGTGCCACTTAAACAAGTTTTGTTGAAAAGACACATGGGAATTTTAGGATGACCTTCATTTGTTTTACCAAAACTTAGGCTACACAGTGCTTTGAGACACAAGTATAGTCAGATGCTTTTTCTTGTACAGCTAAAATatatgggtttgggttttttttttcaatagatttGCATATCTTTCCAGAAAGAACTTCTCTTCTTAAGCAGCAGGTAAGGAAAGGAATACAGGTGAAATATTTGGGGAGGAATGGGAAAGgacatttaatatatttaatcttATTATACATTTTTCTACATTAAAGTCAACAGGCTGCAAATATATTCTGCTACAAAGATTTGTGTAAGAAATATCTCTATAAGAAAATACATCTCATTAAACATTTCCTGTAAATAAATTATCCCGAATAACTATgttttgcaagaggaaaaaggatAGACCAATGAtaagaagagataaaaattgCTGAGACCATATTTCTGCAAACACCTCTGCTCATGCTGTGTATCATTTTCTTCTATATATAGTCAAAATGACAGCAATGGAGTTTCTCTTCCAAGTATGATGTGTGTCCTGTACctttttaatgtcttcaaaTTCTGCTATATCTGAGCCTTATTCCTGTGTCAGTGACACTGGGAAAACTCTGAAATAGCAGAGTTGCAATGATAGGACCGCAAGATAACACTGAGactattaaaaaacagaagaccCTCTCGGTAAATAAATCCAGCTCCAGTGGGGAAAGAGATGTGAAATACTCTTCTTCTTCAGACTCTTATGAAAGATTAAGGCAATGTAACTGAGGTCTCTGTCCTAGTTGGGAAGTATGAGTATGGTGGTTGAGCTAAGCTATAGCTTTCAAACCACCATTGGTGGAAAGAGGTGTCAGCTATGAGTTACAGGGTCTTCAAAGTTCAACTACATATTGGTCTACACACATTGTTCAGAACTGATTAAACAGAAAAGTCCCTTGTAttacaaaatatgaaaatgggTAATTATAAATGGATAATTACAACTTAGCAGTAGGTCAATTATAAAATCagacttctttaaagaaatatcaGTCTCTTTACCAATGTCTATACAAAGGAATACttgcaaataattaaaatgaagaaagacCTGTGAGACAAGTCAAGGGAAGGAGATTGTCCTTTTTGTAACAAGTACAAAAACAATGTAGAGTTGTCAGCTTGTTTCCAGAGTCCATATACTTCCATCATTCCTGACAGAATAGTCCAGACTGAGAGGACATCAAGTTCAGGCTGAATACATGATGGAGGCTAGTATGCTGTGACATCACATGATGTTTAACAAGTCATTTGGTGTCATATCATCTTCTTCCATCATTTTCTGCAGGAGAGGAGGTGCACACAAAAGCCAAcccctttttctttgctgcctcTAAGAAACAAATCCATTATATTTCTGCAGAGTGCCATCAGTAACCTGTTGCCATTAATATACTGTAAAAATTTGAGTTTGTAGCAGTATGTTTCTAACACCTCGAAAAACATCTGTATCATCTCTTATAACAGTAATAGTGAAACACATTCACAGCTCTTTCTGTAAGGCACTTCAACACTCTGctatttcttttggaaacatCTATAATACAAGCATGCTTAGGCAAGGAAAGTATATTTATGACTAATGAGCAACTGCTGTATATAATTTTGGATTCAGCATGCACACATTTGCTTCATCTGTTCAACCCAACGTATACTAGCAGTAAACTGAGGCAAATACAAGCAATTAAGTGCCATACTATGACATTGAACTACACAAAGCATTTCAATTTACCTATCTATAGGAAACAAAACCCTGTTTAAATGTCTCCTCTTAGAGAAACTGCTACTGTCTTGAAAATGTGAGATGGCAAGTTTTCACCTCTTTCATGAGGGCCTGCAAAACATAGCACTCCTGTCCTGCAGGAgtgctttctttgctgaagtGTCAGCCCTGAATGACAAGGATCTGTGGACATTCACAGTaactttatttccatttctcacACCTGCAATGCGGTTGATAACCTTCAGTCGACAGATGTATCTTCCGGGCAGGCAATGCTTCCTATAGGAGTACAATGTATATAATTCATTTAGCAGCCATTACCATGCTGGACACCCACCGCAGCCCTAACACTGAACCCCTGAAACATCATGGGACAACACAGCAAGGTAAGTGACATGAATGTCCACTGTACTTGTTTGCATCCTAGCATTTCCCACAAACTCTAGAAGTTATTTACAGAAGAGCTGCACAGTAGGAGAACTTCAGCTGCACTTGTGTTTACCATCAGctcaaaaagaaatgcttttggtGTGACTTCTACTGCTACCCTAACTGTTATGTTAGCcattctgctttcatttgcagTCCTCGTTTCCCGCAATGCCataatgtattaaaatacataaagccACAGTCACTTAATACTATCTTCCTTATCCTCATTCAAATTTTCTGGCACACGTGAAGTCTTGATTTAGAAGAGGAGGTGGCATCTTTCCACACTTTGCAAGACAGCCCCTTGGCACAGTCACATCTTTGGAAAATCTCCAGTCCATGGGAACCTTTCTTGCGCTGTTTGGTGCACACCTCCCCCTGATGCAACACAGGCTTGCAAATTTTGGTCCAGAAATGGCGAGCACAGCAGTGTCCCTCAATACAGTCTGATGACCGTAGGCAGGGATCGCCTTCATGTCCTAAAAAGAGCAACCAAATTATTTTACCTCATGGGAAAATGTACAGATTCACTGCAGACTGATGCAAATGAGGctcagaaaaaggagagatgatATTTCCACCTGTGGCTGTTTGAAGGATGTAGACATAATGGATGAAATTAATTAGGACAGTTCAAGTGGGCAATTAATGAGGCCTGCCATAAGACTCAGTAAGGTGAAATTCAGCTATAGGACTATAAGCAGAATTACAAGTGCTTAATTACATGATTGTTACAAGAAGAGGATATGTGCAATCTTGCACAACCGAAAAACGGATTGTCAATCCACCTCTgacacagagaagaaagcagatgcTATTTCAATCATAGGAACTGTTGGTTGATATTATACCACATTTTTAGTCATGCTGTGAATTCTCATGATAGATGCGACATTCATCACCTGTGAAATTACCTATTTCTGGTTTGCACTACTGTATCTTAACAGCAATAACACGATTCATGACACGAAGGAACAAAGCAGAGTAGTACAAATGTGATCTTACCTTTTATGTGTGACAGTTTGGAGCGTGACCTCCCTAGGTTTTGCCATCCTAAATCCTTGCTAGCATAATGACCATTCTTCTTGTTACGTGGCCCTTCAAGAGCAGGGATGTGAGGTGTAAGGATGCTTTCGGTTACTGGTATGCAAATACCTgtgaagaaaagacagacaatCAAAGATTtgaacaggaggaaaagcaacCAATATACAGACTAGGATCAGGACTAGGACCATGAAGGTGTTGGGGCTTGGCCTTAGCAACACTTGGCTCTCATCAGACCTCTGTCTCTGATCCCCAATACCTAACTTCACTACAGCTCTGCTTCAGTCACTGAAAGATGGTCTTGCTGTTAATTTGGTTTTACAGTCTGAGCACTCAAAGACTACCTCATACACATCTCTCTCCAGAGGACAGTATGGGAATACAAACAGTACTGTTATAATCCTCTCCAGGAAGAGTAGATTAAGGATTCATTAAGTCTCTTTTGCTTCCTTAAAAATATGGGTTCTGTGCAGTCTTCCAGTTAATCAAACTAGAATATATTGCTGTGATTTCAGTtagcagaagcagcattttaGGTGTGCCTACcccaaaatgggaaaaaaccTATTAGTACGCTAGCCTTAGACATAGTGATACtattaaagaaaaggaagtggaGTGGAATGAAGtagaaaatggaagttttcttAGTTTAGAAAAAGGAGCAGAGTCACCCAGAAAAATACACTGTTGCTGGGAACACTGAGAGAAATAGATGCTATCAAAATGCTGGTTTTAATGGAGGAAACCCAAGAAATTACTGATATACCATTGTTGCAGCGGTTCCCAGGGCAACACATGCCATCTCTGTGACAACGCTTCTTCTTCCTCCGGCACATCATGCATGCAGACGTTGCTTGATGAGGACTGTGACAGTATCGCCCAACTTCGCATTCCTTATCGTTGGTGCAAGGATAAGCCTGGTGGGTGAAAGTAAGGTTTATAGTGAAGCATTCCTTTATACACGGCATATATGCAGCCCATTTAATAAAAAcgaaaccaacaaaaccaaaaataaaccccacatccaccaaaaaaacctctaaacaaacaaacaaattgaCGGTCG
Proteins encoded in this window:
- the DKK2 gene encoding dickkopf-related protein 2, whose product is MIVLMWNKCSCCLLLLAAVLIVESSQLDSSSSKVNSIKSTLMGEAPTQATNRSAGIHQGLMLASSKKGKMLEQMGKPSKRYHRQGEAYPCTNDKECEVGRYCHSPHQATSACMMCRRKKKRCHRDGMCCPGNRCNNGICIPVTESILTPHIPALEGPRNKKNGHYASKDLGWQNLGRSRSKLSHIKGHEGDPCLRSSDCIEGHCCARHFWTKICKPVLHQGEVCTKQRKKGSHGLEIFQRCDCAKGLSCKVWKDATSSSKSRLHVCQKI